One window from the genome of Eleginops maclovinus isolate JMC-PN-2008 ecotype Puerto Natales chromosome 15, JC_Emac_rtc_rv5, whole genome shotgun sequence encodes:
- the LOC134877249 gene encoding LOW QUALITY PROTEIN: G2/M phase-specific E3 ubiquitin-protein ligase-like (The sequence of the model RefSeq protein was modified relative to this genomic sequence to represent the inferred CDS: inserted 1 base in 1 codon; deleted 2 bases in 1 codon), producing MRNNDPCTGNIDGEGNPGTGTGIDDDYNDDATNHPATTAVKRSRLVVEGVDGGPGTSSPDGGCLPRSDGNHGTSGHDDYSSYLALVSTLPDDSSDDEELNKAIFASMDAEKVPSQEILLELSSKIITKRQCRFNINRSAVWEGAMRGFQRVSYDPNLMISVKFSDDMGRNAEGIDLGGPRREFLRLLMETIARSAMFEGKENSKNLALDSTALREDRYYNAGRAIAVSLVHGGPPPNFLSPTVFSLLVEGSANPAVEDIADPELLEKVKKVSESTTVEELEESKAPLLEYLANAGCLRPVQSIRDRELLVQDTVMFQVVHRVQGPFQRFCEGLKTLWVLEKIRRHPDSFKPLFCYEASLLTADQVDNLFSIRLSPEGSNKRTAEEMVVIFWRDYLQDAEEEEGPSKLXTILAFVTGASVVPPIGFSPTPSVEFIHKGEDDYASTPLFPMANTCVNCIRLPLHVSYELVKDKFDFALGNTHGFGRS from the exons ATGAGAAATAATGATCCCTGTACTGGCAATATTGATGGTGAAGGCAATCCTGGCACTGGCACTGGTATTGACGATGATTATAATGATGATGCCACCAACCACCCAGCTACCACTGCTGTTAAAAGGAGTAGATTAGTAGTGGAAGGAGTGGATGGTGGCCCTGGCACAAGCAGTCCAGATGGAGGCTGCCTTCCAAGGAGTGATGGCAACCATGGGACTAGTGGCCATGATGACTACTCATCATATTTAGCACTTGTGTCAACTCTTCCTGACGACTCCTCTGATGACGAGGAATTAAACAAGGCCATTTTTGCCAGTATGGA tgCAGAAAAGGTCCCGAGTCAGGAGATACTGCTGGAACTCTCAAGcaaaattattacaaaacgACAGTGCAGGTTCAATATAAATCGCTCTGCTGTCTGGGAAGGAGCCATGCGGGGTTTCCAAAGGGTATCCTACGACCCCAACTTGATGATTTCTGTAAAGTTCTCAGATGACATGGGGAGAAATGCGGAAGGGATTGATTTAGGAGGGCCAAGGAGGGAATTCTTGAGGCTGCTGATGGAGACCATTGCCAGATCCGCCATgtttgagggaaaagaaaacagcaagaacTTGGCTCTTGACAGTACTG CTCTAAGAGAGGACCGGTACTACAACGCTGGCAGAGCCATTGCAGTGAGTTTGGTGCATGGTGGTCCACCACCAAACTTCCTGTCACCAACAGTGTTTTCGCTTCTTGTTGAAGGTTCAGCAAATCCAGCTGTAGAAGACATAGCTGACCCAGAACTCCTTGAGAAAGTCAAAAAG GTATCTGAAAGTACCACGGTTGAGGAGCTTGAGGAGTCAAAGGCACCTCTACTTGAGTACCTGGCTAATGCAGGATGTCTAAGGCCTGTGCAGTCAATCAGGGACAGGGAGCTGCTGGTACAGGACACAGTGATGTTTCAGGTTGTG CACAGGGTCCAAGGTCCATTTCAAAG ATTCTGTGAAGGTCTGAAGACTCTTTGGGTTCTTGAAAAAATCAGGAGACATCCTGACAGCTTTAAGCCCCTGTTTTGCTATGAGGCAAGTCTTCTCACTGCTGACCAGGTGGACAATCTCTTCAGCATTCGACTCTCTCCAGAAGGGAGCAACAagagaactgcagaagaaatggTTGTAATCTTCTGGAGAGACTATCTCCAGGATGCAGAAG aAGAAGAAGGGCCATCCAAAC CAACAATATTGGCCTTCGTAACAGGAGCCTCTGTGGTGCCACCCATCGGCTTTTCCCCAACACCTTCTGTGGAGTTCATTCACAAGGGAGAGGACGACTATGCCTCGACACCATTGTTCCCTATGGCCAACACATGTGTCAACTGCATCAGGTTGCCGCTACATGTGTCATATGAACTCGTTAAAGACAAGTTTGACTTtgctttagggaacactcatGGGTTTGGCAGGTCATGA